A region from the Benincasa hispida cultivar B227 chromosome 12, ASM972705v1, whole genome shotgun sequence genome encodes:
- the LOC120068162 gene encoding UDP-N-acetylmuramoyl-L-alanyl-D-glutamate--2,6-diaminopimelate ligase MurE homolog, chloroplastic isoform X2, which produces MASTFTFCPFPLIISPRPNIPSLRSQFHRQYLPTLRILRPSVPSAIGPDGKFYPDPADDEPPEAPEDSGHGVSKFQQIYRQAARARKLQEEDFKKHQSTYLSAIADVEDAPENAEYLNSESSGDDLFGEIDKAIALKRKEFVKQGLLKANPKKEKAVEKDDIEGIDELETEEVADLEEINELRGLTVISEDEDEDEDEVEDGPRNLDDNVSELGGQDELSSFNSFDVDFDSYGKVKARIVEPKFKMTLAELLDESKVVPVSVFGNLEIEITGIQHDSRLVSAGDLFVCCVGRETDGHSYLTEADKRGAVAVVASKEIDIEETLGCKALVMVEDTNSILPALAASFYRNPSKNMAVIGITGADGKTSTSYLIKGMYEAMGLRTGLLGTVAYYLHGGNKLESQSTTLDAILVQNLMARMLHNGTEAVVMEVSSDGLARGRCDEVDFDIAVFTNLTRDHLDFQGSEEEYRDAKAKLFKRMVDPDRHRKVINIDDPNAPFFISQGNPDVPVVTFAMENKNADVHPLKYELSLFETQVLVHTPQGILEISSGLLGKHNIYNILAAVAVGIAVGAPLEDIVRGVEEVDAVPGRFELIDEEQAFGVIVDHAHTPDGLSRLLDSVRELGPRRIITVFGCCGEHDRGKRPMMTKIASDKSDVTILTSDNPRNEDP; this is translated from the exons atGGCTTCAACTTTCACTTTCTGTCCATTTCCTCTCATTATCTCTCCTCGCCCCAATATTCCATCCCTAAGATCTCAATTTCACCGCCAATATCTTCCCACCCTTCGAATTCTCCGACCTTCAGTTCCTTCCGCCATCGGGCCGGACGGCAAATTCTATCCGGACCCGGCCGACGACGAACCGCCGGAAGCTCCGGAAGATTCTGGCCATGGAGTTTCAAAGTTTCAGCAGATATACCGCCAGGCGGCTCGTGCGAGGAAGCTTCAAGAGGAAGATTTTAAGAAGCATCAGTCTACTTATCTTTCGGCCATTGCTGACGTTGAGGATGCTCCTGAGAATGCGGAGTATTTGAATTCGGAGAGCTCGGGTGATGATTTATTCGGTGAAATTGACAAAGCTATTGCTCTGAAGCGGAAGGAGTTCGTGAAGCAGGGGCTTCTCAAGGCTAATCCGAAGAAAGAAAAGGCGGTTGAGAAAGATGATATTGAGGGCATTGATGAGTTGGAAACTGAGGAGGTCGCGGACTTGGAGGAGATTAACGAGCTTCGGGGGCTTACAGTGATTTCGGAGGACGAGGATGAGGACGAGGACGAGGTTGAAGATGGGCCTAGGAATTTAGATGACAATGTAAGTGAATTAGGTGGTCAGGATGAACTAtcttcttttaattcttttgatGTGGATTTTGATAGCTATGGAAAAGTTAAGGCTAGGATAGTGGAACCTAAGTTCAAAATGACTTTAGCCGAGCTCTTGGATGAAAGTAAGGTCGTTCCAGTTTCTGTTTTTGGCAATTTAGAGATAGAAATTACTGGCATTCAACATGATTCCAGGTTGGTTAGCGCGGGCGACTTGTTTGTGTGCTGTGTTGGGAGGGAAACTGATGGGCACTCGTATTTAACGGAGGCGGATAAGAGGGGTGCAGTGGCTGTGGTTGCTAGCAAGGAGATAGACATAGAAGAAACTTTGGGTTGTAAAGCTTTGGTAATGGTGGAGGATACTAATTCTATTCTTCCTGCATTGGCTGCTTCTTTTTATAGGAACCCCTCAAAGAATATGGCCGTGATAGGAATTACTGGGGCAGACGGTAAAACGAGCACTTCCTACTTGATAAAGGGGATGTATGAGGCAATGGGGTTGAGAACTGGGTTGCTAGGTACAGTGGCCTATTATTTACACGGGGGCAATAAGTTGGAGTCGCAAAGTACAACCCTGGATGCTATTTTGGTCCAAAACTTAATGGCGAGGATGCTTCATAATGGAACTGAAGCGGTTGTCATGGAGGTTTCGTCCGATGGACTTGCTCGTGGCAGGTGTGATGAAGTTGATTTTGATATAGCGGTTTTCACAAATTTGACTAGGGACCATTTGGATTTTCAAGGGTCTGAAGAGGAGTATAGGGATGCCAAAGCCAAGCTATTTAAAAGGATGGTGGATCCAGACCGACACCGAAAAGTTATTAACATCGATGATCCCAATGCACCATTCTTCATAAGTCAAGGAAACCCAGATGTGCCTGTTGTCACCTTTGCAATGGAAAACAAAAATGCTGATGTCCATCCCTTGAAATATGAATTGTCACTATTTGAGACACAGGTTTTGGTTCACACTCCCCAGGGCATACTGGAGATATCATCGGGGTTGCTTGGAAAGCACAACATATACAACATTCTTGCAGCAGTGGCAGTAGGGATTGCAGTTGGAGCACCATTAGAGGATATTGTCAGAGGTGTTGAAGAGGTTGATGCTGTTCCTGGGAGATTCGAGCTGATTGATGAGGAGCAGGCATTTGGTGTAATTGTTGATCATGCTCATACTCCAGACGGTCTATCCCGGCTGCTCGATTCTGTAAGGGAGCTTGGACCGAGGAGGATTATCACTG TCTTTGGATGCTGTGGCGAGCATGACAGGGGGAAAAGACCCATGATGACAAAGATTGCATCTGATAAAAGCGATGTTACAATTCTGACATCTGATAATCCAAGGAATGAAGATCCAT AG
- the LOC120068162 gene encoding UDP-N-acetylmuramoyl-L-alanyl-D-glutamate--2,6-diaminopimelate ligase MurE homolog, chloroplastic isoform X1, producing MASTFTFCPFPLIISPRPNIPSLRSQFHRQYLPTLRILRPSVPSAIGPDGKFYPDPADDEPPEAPEDSGHGVSKFQQIYRQAARARKLQEEDFKKHQSTYLSAIADVEDAPENAEYLNSESSGDDLFGEIDKAIALKRKEFVKQGLLKANPKKEKAVEKDDIEGIDELETEEVADLEEINELRGLTVISEDEDEDEDEVEDGPRNLDDNVSELGGQDELSSFNSFDVDFDSYGKVKARIVEPKFKMTLAELLDESKVVPVSVFGNLEIEITGIQHDSRLVSAGDLFVCCVGRETDGHSYLTEADKRGAVAVVASKEIDIEETLGCKALVMVEDTNSILPALAASFYRNPSKNMAVIGITGADGKTSTSYLIKGMYEAMGLRTGLLGTVAYYLHGGNKLESQSTTLDAILVQNLMARMLHNGTEAVVMEVSSDGLARGRCDEVDFDIAVFTNLTRDHLDFQGSEEEYRDAKAKLFKRMVDPDRHRKVINIDDPNAPFFISQGNPDVPVVTFAMENKNADVHPLKYELSLFETQVLVHTPQGILEISSGLLGKHNIYNILAAVAVGIAVGAPLEDIVRGVEEVDAVPGRFELIDEEQAFGVIVDHAHTPDGLSRLLDSVRELGPRRIITVFGCCGEHDRGKRPMMTKIASDKSDVTILTSDNPRNEDPLDILDDMLAGIGWTMQDYLKHGENDYYPPLSNGHRIFLHDIRRVAVRAAVAMGEEGDVVVVAGKGHETYQIEGDKTDFFDDREECREALQYVDELHQAGIDTSEFPWRLPESH from the exons atGGCTTCAACTTTCACTTTCTGTCCATTTCCTCTCATTATCTCTCCTCGCCCCAATATTCCATCCCTAAGATCTCAATTTCACCGCCAATATCTTCCCACCCTTCGAATTCTCCGACCTTCAGTTCCTTCCGCCATCGGGCCGGACGGCAAATTCTATCCGGACCCGGCCGACGACGAACCGCCGGAAGCTCCGGAAGATTCTGGCCATGGAGTTTCAAAGTTTCAGCAGATATACCGCCAGGCGGCTCGTGCGAGGAAGCTTCAAGAGGAAGATTTTAAGAAGCATCAGTCTACTTATCTTTCGGCCATTGCTGACGTTGAGGATGCTCCTGAGAATGCGGAGTATTTGAATTCGGAGAGCTCGGGTGATGATTTATTCGGTGAAATTGACAAAGCTATTGCTCTGAAGCGGAAGGAGTTCGTGAAGCAGGGGCTTCTCAAGGCTAATCCGAAGAAAGAAAAGGCGGTTGAGAAAGATGATATTGAGGGCATTGATGAGTTGGAAACTGAGGAGGTCGCGGACTTGGAGGAGATTAACGAGCTTCGGGGGCTTACAGTGATTTCGGAGGACGAGGATGAGGACGAGGACGAGGTTGAAGATGGGCCTAGGAATTTAGATGACAATGTAAGTGAATTAGGTGGTCAGGATGAACTAtcttcttttaattcttttgatGTGGATTTTGATAGCTATGGAAAAGTTAAGGCTAGGATAGTGGAACCTAAGTTCAAAATGACTTTAGCCGAGCTCTTGGATGAAAGTAAGGTCGTTCCAGTTTCTGTTTTTGGCAATTTAGAGATAGAAATTACTGGCATTCAACATGATTCCAGGTTGGTTAGCGCGGGCGACTTGTTTGTGTGCTGTGTTGGGAGGGAAACTGATGGGCACTCGTATTTAACGGAGGCGGATAAGAGGGGTGCAGTGGCTGTGGTTGCTAGCAAGGAGATAGACATAGAAGAAACTTTGGGTTGTAAAGCTTTGGTAATGGTGGAGGATACTAATTCTATTCTTCCTGCATTGGCTGCTTCTTTTTATAGGAACCCCTCAAAGAATATGGCCGTGATAGGAATTACTGGGGCAGACGGTAAAACGAGCACTTCCTACTTGATAAAGGGGATGTATGAGGCAATGGGGTTGAGAACTGGGTTGCTAGGTACAGTGGCCTATTATTTACACGGGGGCAATAAGTTGGAGTCGCAAAGTACAACCCTGGATGCTATTTTGGTCCAAAACTTAATGGCGAGGATGCTTCATAATGGAACTGAAGCGGTTGTCATGGAGGTTTCGTCCGATGGACTTGCTCGTGGCAGGTGTGATGAAGTTGATTTTGATATAGCGGTTTTCACAAATTTGACTAGGGACCATTTGGATTTTCAAGGGTCTGAAGAGGAGTATAGGGATGCCAAAGCCAAGCTATTTAAAAGGATGGTGGATCCAGACCGACACCGAAAAGTTATTAACATCGATGATCCCAATGCACCATTCTTCATAAGTCAAGGAAACCCAGATGTGCCTGTTGTCACCTTTGCAATGGAAAACAAAAATGCTGATGTCCATCCCTTGAAATATGAATTGTCACTATTTGAGACACAGGTTTTGGTTCACACTCCCCAGGGCATACTGGAGATATCATCGGGGTTGCTTGGAAAGCACAACATATACAACATTCTTGCAGCAGTGGCAGTAGGGATTGCAGTTGGAGCACCATTAGAGGATATTGTCAGAGGTGTTGAAGAGGTTGATGCTGTTCCTGGGAGATTCGAGCTGATTGATGAGGAGCAGGCATTTGGTGTAATTGTTGATCATGCTCATACTCCAGACGGTCTATCCCGGCTGCTCGATTCTGTAAGGGAGCTTGGACCGAGGAGGATTATCACTG TCTTTGGATGCTGTGGCGAGCATGACAGGGGGAAAAGACCCATGATGACAAAGATTGCATCTGATAAAAGCGATGTTACAATTCTGACATCTGATAATCCAAGGAATGAAGATCCAT TGGACATCTTGGATGATATGTTGGCCGGTATAGGCTGGACTATGCAGGATTACTTGAaacatggagaaaatgattactACCCGCCTCTCTCGAATGGTCATAGGATTTTCCTGCATGATATCAGGCGTGTGGCTGTACGTGCTGCTGTTGCAATGGGCGAGGAAGGTGACGTGGTT GTGGTTGCTGGCAAGGGCCATGAAACATATCAAATTGAAGGTGATAAAACAGATTTCTTTGATGATAGAGAAGAATGCAGAGAAGCACTACAATATGTTGATGAACTTCACCAAGCTGGAATTGACACAAGTGAATTTCCATGGCG GTTACCAGAGAGTCATTGA